The genome window TCCGCCGGTCGCTCCAGGCCGGCAGCCGGAACGCCTCCATCCAGTACCGCAGGTAGGAGCGCATGCCGGCCCGCGAGAGCTCGCGCAGCTCCAGGAACGAGGCCTGCGGCCGCACCCGGGCCAGGTTGGCCTCCAACTGCCGCACCCCCTTGCCCCGGCGCCACCAGGTGAAGTCGGCCACCGCCGTGCCCAGCCCGCGCGCGACCGGCTCCGGCAGCACCTTCAGCGCCGCCCAGCCCGCCGCGAACGCGCCGTCGACCACGCGCTCGCGCAGCTTCGGCTCCGACGCCGCCCCGGCCTGTTCCGCCATCCCTCAGCCCTCCCGGCCCGCCGCCTCGAACGCTTCCCGGCGCACCGTCAGCATCCGCTGCAGCACCGTCACCAGGCTGCCCGCCGCGACCACCCAGAGGGCGATCGGCAGCAGCCACTCGATGTACGGCACCCCGAACTTGTGCAGACCGGCGAGACCGGCGCAGGTGAGCGTGATCACCAGCCGCTCGGCCCGCTCGACCAGCCCGGAGACGTCGCACGGCAGGCCCAGGCTCTCCGCCCGCGCCTTGGTGTACGACACCACCTGCCCACTGGCCAGGCAGAACACCGTCACCGCGCAGAGCAGGTCGTTGTTCCCCTGCCCCGAGTACCAGAGCGCCAGGCCACCGAAGATCGCCGCGTCCGCCACCCGGTCCAGCGTGGAGTCCAGGAACGCCCCCCACTTGTTGGAGGTGCCCGCCTGCCGGGCCATGTTCCCGTCCACCAGGTCCGAGAAGATGAACAGCGTGACGGTGATCACGCCCCAGAAGAACTCCCCGCGCGGGAAGAACACCAGGGCGCCCGCCACCGAGCCGGCGGTCCCGATCAGCGTGACCGCGTCCGGGCTGACCCCCCAGCGCAGCAGCAGCGCGGCGAACGGGGTCAGGACACGTGTGAAGAAGGCACGCGCGTATTTGTTGAGCATGGCCTTCCCGACCGCTCCGATCTCACTACCGGTCTGAAGCACCGGCGGCCGTCAGCGGCACCACCGGGCGGCCGGGCGGATCAGCCACCCGGCGGGACCCATGGTAGCCAGGCCACCGACCGCTCCCGGCCGCCGCACACCCGATCGGCGGCCGATCGGCCCGGCGCAGCCGCCCGGTCAGCCCCGCCGGGGCAGCGCGCAGGCCGCCGAACCGCCCGGCATCCGGTCCCGGTGCCGCGCCACCAGCCGGTACACGGCGGCCGCCAACGGCCGCACCGGCGCCAGCCGCATCGCCCCGCCGAGGTAGGCCCAGGCGCCGCCGGCCCGCAGCAGCAGCTTCGCCACCGCCTGCGCCCCGCCGTACACCTCCCCCGCCGGAGTGACCCAGAGCACCTCGTACCGGGCCCGCTCCTCGGTCAGCCCGAGCTCGGCCAGGTCGGCGAACTGGTACGGCCGCGCCGTCCACCCGCCGGCGAGGAAACGTTCCGCCGCCCGTGCGCAGGAGGAGCAGAAGGCACAGTCGCCGTCGAACACGAGCAGTGGCTCCGAAAGTCTCATGCCACAGATCCTGCCCCAACGCCCTCCGGATCCGCCTCGGGGGTGCGAACCGTGTCACACCGGGGAAGGAACCTGGCGGAAAGCGCCACCGTCAGGTGACGGGACTTCAGACGATCATCGCCACAAGGGCGCTGGGGCACGGTAACCTGCCGCTGAACACGGAGGGAGGGGAGGCGGTCGTGGCGAAGCTCGACATGACTCCGGGTCCGCAGATACCCCGCACGGAAGCCGGCGGCCCGCAGACCGCGGTCACCCAGGCACTCTCGGCCACCGCCTACCGCGACGACGACCTGGACGGGTTCATCGCCAAGGTGCAGGACGGTGTGGTCGGCAAGACCGGCTGGCACGATCTGTTCCGCCCCAACCTCGGCGAGGCCTTCAGCAAGGCCGTCATCGGGCGCACCCTCGGCAAGGGCCGCAAGCCGCTGGTCCCCGCCTACGGCATGGAACCCCGCACGGTGGTCGAACACTGCCTGGCCGCCGAGGAGTTGCGGGCCGCCCGGGACAAGCGGCTGATGCTGGTGACGGTGGTCTGCGGCCTGCTCTTCCTGCCGGGCACGGTGATCTGGCTCGGCGCCCTCGAACTGCGCAGGCGGCTGTCGGGCGGCAAGTGGGACGGCTTCTTCGGAGCGCTGATCCTGCTGATCCCGGCCGCGCTCACGCTCTTCTTCGCCTGGAAGCCGCCGTTCAACGGCCTCCTCTCGCTCTACCTGCGGGTCACCATGCTGGCCCCGCTGGTCGGCTGGTTCCTGGCCAAGCGGATAGTGGTCAACTCGGTCAAGGACCTGCGCAGCCGCTGGGCGGGTGTGCTGGAGGGCAACCTGGGCGCCGCCGTGCTGCCCACCGCCGTGCCCCGCCACGAGAACGACAAGAAGGCGGCCGCGCTCAAGGAGGGCCTGACCCAGCTGGTGCTGGAGCAGGACACCAACGTGCTGCACTACGCGGGCGTCAACGGGATACTCGGCCTCGGCCGCCGCTGGGGCTCCTGGGAGATGGTCGAGGACCTCAGGCCCGCCGAGGGCTTCGAGGAGTTCCGCACCTTCCACACCTGGGACCTGGTCAAGAAGATCACCGACCGGCTGAACGGCACCCTGGGCCGCAGCCACGTGGCCAACGGCGCCGTGCCGAACTCCTCCGTCGACCAGTGGGTGATCAGCTCGATCGGCGCCGGTGCCGACGAGATCAGCCGCCCCGGCGGACCCGACATGGACGGCCCGCGGATGCGCGACCACGCCGTGGTCACCGTCGCCAACCAGCAGGACTTCGGCAAGGACGGGCTGCGCCACTACCTCGGCACCCAGTTCGTGCTGAACAAGGGCCAGCTGATCGTCAGCGTCACCGTCACCGTCACCGCGCTGGCGAACACCCTGCGGGTCTCGGTGGCCGGCCACACCCTCGGGCCGATCCAGGGCGCCTTCACCGACAAGCCCAAGCCCAAGGAGCGCACCGAGCCCAAGCCCGGCAAGTTCTGGGAGGAGCGCACCATCCAGCTCCCCCTGGTGGACAACATCGAGGTGGTCCGGCAGGCGCTGCGCGCACCGTTCCTCAAGGTGCCCACGCTGCTCGCCTGGCTCGGCGGCACGATGAAGCTGCCGGAGCCGTTCGGCCTGCGGCACGCCTGGGCCAACCCGGCCTGGGGCAACCGGTTCATGGCCGACGACTCGGTCCGGATCGCCAGCCCGGTGGTCAGCGCGGTGCTCGCCGCGACCATCGACTTCCTGGCGGACCACGACGTCAACGTGGACCGGTTCACCGGCCGCTCGCTGATCATGAAGTCCGAGATGCAGGGCGCCCGGCCGTTCAAGTCGGACCAGTACGACGCCTGGTGACGGTCCGTCAGACGTGCGACAGGCCCCCCGGATCCCTCCGGGGGGCCTGTCGTTTGCGACTTCGGTGCCGCGACTCGGTGCCGCGACTCAGTCCTGGGGCCAGGCCTCGGCCAGCATCTTGCGGGTGTCCGCGAGCAGCTGCGGCAGCACCTTGGTGTGGCCCACCACCGGCATGAAGTTGGTGTCCCCGCCCCAGCGCGGCACCACGTGCTGGTGCAGGTGCGCGGCGATCCCGGCGCCGGCCGCACCGCCCTGGTTCATCCCGATGTTGAAGCCGTGCGCCCCGGAGGCCGCCCGCAGCGCGGTCATCGCCTGCTTGGTCAGCTTGGCCAGCTCCACCGTCTCCTCGTCGGTCAGCTCGGTGTAGTCGGCCACGTGCCGGTACGGGACCACCATCAGGTGGCCGCCGTTGTACGGGTAGAGGTTGAGCACCGCGAAGACGTGCGCGCCGCGGGTGATGATCAGGCCGTCCTCGTCGCTCAGCGAGGGGATCGTGCAGAACGGGCACCCGTCGTCCGGGGCGGGCCCGGTGGGCTTGTTCTCACCCTGGATGTACGCCATCCGATGGGGGGTCCACAGACGCCGGAAACCGTCCGGTTCCCCGACGCCCTGCTGCAGTACCGGCTCACTCGTCATGCTGATCAGCATATTCGGAGCACCGTGCCGGAAAACAGGAGCGGGGGGACTCCTCATGAGGAGTCCCCCCGCTCCGTCCGGTCAGACCTGGATCCGGCGCTCCACCGCGTCCACGATCTCCGCGACGGCGTCGGCGACCGAGACGCCGTTCTTCTGCTCACCGCTGCGGTAGCGGAAGCTCACCGCGCCGGCCTCGACGTCGTCGTTGCCCGCGATCAGCATGAACGGCACCTTGGACTTCTGGGCGTTGCGGATCTTCTTCTGCATCCGGTCGTCCGAGGCGTCCACCTCGACCCGGATCCCGTGCTTCTTCAGCTCGGCCGCGACCTCCTGGAGGTACGGCACGTGCTCGTCGGTGATCGGGATGCCGACCACGGTGACCGGGGCCAGCCACGGCGGCATGGCGCCCGCGTAGTGCTCCAGCAGCACCGCGAAGAACCGCTCGATCGAGCCGAACAGCGCGCGGTGGATCATCACCGGCCGCTGCCGGTTGCCGTCGCCGCCCTGGAACTCCAGGTCGAAGCGCTGCGGCAGCTGGAAGTCCACCTGGATCGTGGACATCTGCCAGGTGCGGCCGATCGCGTCCCGCGCCTGCACCGAGATCTTCGGACCGTAGAAGGCGGCACCGGCCGGGTCGAGGACCAGTTCGAGGTTCTGCTTCTCGGCCGCCTTGCGCAGGGTCTCGGTGGCCTCCTCCCAGTCCTCGTCCGAGCCGATGAACTTCTCCGGGTCCTTGGTGGACAGCTCCAGGTAGAAGTCGGTCAGCCCGTAGTCGCGCAGCAGGTCCAGCACGAAGGTGAGCAGCGAGTCGAGCTCGTCGGCCATCTGCTCCTTGGTGCAGTAGATGTGCGCGTCGTCCTGGGTGAAGCCGCGGGCGCGGGTCAGGCCGTGCACCACACCGGACTTCTCGTACCGGTAGACCGTGCCGAACTCGAAGAGCCGCAGCGGCAGTTCACGGTACGACCGACCGCGCGAGCGGTAGATCAGGTTGTGCATCGGGCAGTTCATCGGCTTGAGGTAGTAGTCGTTCTCGCCGTCGAGCTGCATGGGCGGGTACATCCCGTCGGCGTACCAGTCCAGGTGACCGGAGAGCTCGAACAGGGTGCCCTTGGTGGCGTGCGGGGTGTAGACGAACTCGTAGCCCGCCTCCTCGTGCCGCTTGCGCGAGTAGTCCTCCATGGCCCGGCGCATCACGCCGCCCTTGGGGTGGAAGACGGCCAGGCCGGAGCCGATCTCCTCGGGGATGGAGAAGAGGTCCAGCTCGCTGCCGAGCTTGCGGTGGTCGCGCTTGGCGGCCTCCTCCAGGAAGTCCAGGTGCGCCTTGAGCTGGTCCTTGGTCGGCCAGGCGGTCCCGTAGATGCGCTGGAGCATCGGGTTCTTCTCGCTGCCGCGCCAGTAGGCGCCGGCCGAGCGCATGATCTTGAACGCCGGGATCATCCGGGTGCTCGGCAGGTGCGGGCCGCGGCACAGGTCGCCCCAGCAGGTCTCGCCGGTCTTGGCGTCCAGGTTGTCGTAGATGGTCAGCTCGCCGCCGCCCACCTCGACGTCCGCGCCCTCGCCGGCGGTCGCGGCCGAGCCCTTGAGGCCGATCAG of Kitasatospora viridis contains these proteins:
- the pgsA gene encoding phosphatidylinositol phosphate synthase, translated to MLNKYARAFFTRVLTPFAALLLRWGVSPDAVTLIGTAGSVAGALVFFPRGEFFWGVITVTLFIFSDLVDGNMARQAGTSNKWGAFLDSTLDRVADAAIFGGLALWYSGQGNNDLLCAVTVFCLASGQVVSYTKARAESLGLPCDVSGLVERAERLVITLTCAGLAGLHKFGVPYIEWLLPIALWVVAAGSLVTVLQRMLTVRREAFEAAGREG
- a CDS encoding thiol-disulfide oxidoreductase DCC family protein, coding for MRLSEPLLVFDGDCAFCSSCARAAERFLAGGWTARPYQFADLAELGLTEERARYEVLWVTPAGEVYGGAQAVAKLLLRAGGAWAYLGGAMRLAPVRPLAAAVYRLVARHRDRMPGGSAACALPRRG
- a CDS encoding HIT family protein; this encodes MLISMTSEPVLQQGVGEPDGFRRLWTPHRMAYIQGENKPTGPAPDDGCPFCTIPSLSDEDGLIITRGAHVFAVLNLYPYNGGHLMVVPYRHVADYTELTDEETVELAKLTKQAMTALRAASGAHGFNIGMNQGGAAGAGIAAHLHQHVVPRWGGDTNFMPVVGHTKVLPQLLADTRKMLAEAWPQD
- the thrS gene encoding threonine--tRNA ligase, whose protein sequence is MTDVRVIINREPDREERVVTTGTTAAELFADNRAVIAARVAGALKDLGYPLQDGDEVEPVEITSEDGLNILRHSTAHVMAQAVQEIFPEAKLGIGPPIKDGFYYDFDVEKPFHPDDLKAIEKRMQEIIKKGQKFARRVVTDEAAREELAKEPYKLELIGLKGSAATAGEGADVEVGGGELTIYDNLDAKTGETCWGDLCRGPHLPSTRMIPAFKIMRSAGAYWRGSEKNPMLQRIYGTAWPTKDQLKAHLDFLEEAAKRDHRKLGSELDLFSIPEEIGSGLAVFHPKGGVMRRAMEDYSRKRHEEAGYEFVYTPHATKGTLFELSGHLDWYADGMYPPMQLDGENDYYLKPMNCPMHNLIYRSRGRSYRELPLRLFEFGTVYRYEKSGVVHGLTRARGFTQDDAHIYCTKEQMADELDSLLTFVLDLLRDYGLTDFYLELSTKDPEKFIGSDEDWEEATETLRKAAEKQNLELVLDPAGAAFYGPKISVQARDAIGRTWQMSTIQVDFQLPQRFDLEFQGGDGNRQRPVMIHRALFGSIERFFAVLLEHYAGAMPPWLAPVTVVGIPITDEHVPYLQEVAAELKKHGIRVEVDASDDRMQKKIRNAQKSKVPFMLIAGNDDVEAGAVSFRYRSGEQKNGVSVADAVAEIVDAVERRIQV